The sequence below is a genomic window from Alkalidesulfovibrio alkalitolerans DSM 16529.
GACCCGAGCAAGTGCGATGGCTGCAAGGGCGGTGAGAAGACCGCCTGCATGTACATCTGCCCGAACGACCTGATGATTCTCGATCCCGAGGAGATGAAGGCGTTCAACCAGGAGCCCGAGGCGTGCTGGGAGTGCTACTCCTGCGTGAAGATCTGCCCGCAGGGCGCCATCGGCGCTCGTCCCTACGGCGACTTCGCGCCCATGGGCGGCACCTCGATCCCGATGCGCGGCGCTGAAGACATCATGTGGACCGTTAAGTTCCGCAATGGCAACGTCAAGCGCTTCAAGTTCCCCATCCGCACCACCCCCGAGGGTTCGATCAAGCCCTACGACGGCAAGCCCGAGCCGGGCGACATCGACAGCGAACTGCTCTTCACCGAGACCTCGCTGCCGACGCCCAAGGAAGTCCTGAACAAGAAGTTCGAGGTCACCGACGTCGACGCCACCCAGTGCTGGTTCGACCTTCCCTGCGAAGGCGGAAACCGCGCCTAGGGCAGTTTGGCTGATCACGGGTTTGGATCACAGGAAAAACTGAAGCAGACTGACAGATAGGAGACACATCATGCCCAAGATTCCTGTCAAGATTGCTCCCCAGGGCGTGCCCGTTGGGGATCCGGAAATCATCGAGAAGGACGTTGACATCCTCATGGTTGGTGGCGGCATGGGCACCTGCGGCGCGGCTTTCGAAGCCGTCCGCTGGGCCGACAAGTACGCCCCCGACCTGAAGATCATGCTGGTCGACAAGGCCTCTCTGGAGCGCTCCGGCGCGGTTGCCCAGGGCCTGTCGGCCATCAACACCTACCTCGGCAAGAACGCCCCCGACGACTACGTCCGCATGGTCCGCACCGACCTGATGGGCCTCGTGCGCGAAGACCTGATCTACGATCTCGGTCGTCACGTCGACGACTCCGTGCACCTCTTCGAGGAATGGGGCCTGCCCTGCTGGATCAAGGAAGGCGACCACAACCTCGACGGCAGCCAGGCCGTGAAGAAGGGCAAGTCTCTGCGCAACGGCGACGAGCCCGTCCGCTCCGGCCGTTGGCAGATCATGATCAACGGTGAGTCCTACAAGTGCATCGTGGCCGAGGCCGCGAAGAACGCCCTGGGCCAGGACCGTTACATGGAGCGTGTCTTCATCGTGAAGCTGCTCCTGGACGCCAACCAGCCCAACCGCATCGCGGGCGCCGTCGGCTTCTCCACCCGCGAGAACAAAGTGTACGTCTTCAAGGCCAACACCATCCTGGTGGCCTGCGGCGGCGCGGTGAACGTGTACCGTCCCCGCTCCACCGGTGAAGGCATGGGCCGCGCCTGGTATCCCGTCTGGAACGCCGGTTCGACCTACACCATGTGTGCCGAGGTCGGCGCCGAGATGACCATGATGGAAAACCGCTTCGTGCCCGCCCGCTTCAAGGACGGTTACGGCCCGGTCGGCGCTTGGTTCCTGCTCTTCAAAGCCAAGGCCACCAACTACAAGGGCGAGGACTACTGCGCCACCAACCGCGCCATGCTCAAGCCCTACGAGGAGCGCGGCTACGCCCAGGGTCACATCATCCCCACCTGCCTGCGCAACCACATGATGCTGCGTGAAATGCGCGAAGGTCGCGGCCCCATCTTCATGGACACCGCCACCGCGCTGCAGACCACCTTCGCCAAGCTGACCCCCGAGCAGCAGAAGCACCTCGAGTCCGAGGCTTGGGAAGACTTCCTCGACATGTGCGTCGGCCAGGCCAACCTGTGGGCCTGCATGAACATCGAGCCCGAGAAGTCCGGCTCCGAGATCATGCCCACCGAGCCGTACCTGCTCGGCTCCCACTCCGGCTGCTGCGGCATCTGGGTCTCCGGTCCGGACGAGTCCTGGGTTCCCGAGGACTACAAGGTCAAGGCCGACGACGGCAAGGTTTACAACCGTATGACCACGGTCAACGGCCTGTTCACCTGCGCTGACGGCGTTGGCGCCTCGGGCCACAAGTTCTCCTCCGGTTCGCACGCCGAGGGTCGTATCTGCGGCAAGCAGATGGTCCGCTGGTGCCTGAACCACAAGGACTACAAGCCCGCGCTGAAGAAGTCCGCGGCCGAACTGGCCAAGGAAATCTACGCTCCGGTCGAGAACTACAAGGCTGGCGTCGCCGCCTCCACCGACCCGATCGTGAACCCGAACTACATCACTCCCAAGAACTTCATGATGCGCCTCATCAAGTGCTCGGACGAGTACGGCGGCGGCGTCGGCACCCTGTACGTGACCTCCGCCTCCCTGCTGGAGCACGGCTTCAAGCTTCTCGACATGCTCGAGGAAGACTCCAAGAAGCTGGCCGCCCGTGACCTGCACGAACTGATGCGCTGCTGGGAGCAGTTCCACCGCCTCTGGACCGTGCGCCTGCACATGCAGCACATCCACTTCCGTCAAGAGTCCCGTTACCCCGGCTTCTTCTACCGCGGTGACTTCATGGGCCTGGACGACTCCAAGTGGAAGTGCTTCGTCAACTCCAAGTACGACCCCGAGAAGGGCGAGACCAAGCTCTTCAAGAAGCCGTACTGGCAGGTCATCCCGAACCCGATGCATCCGTAAGGGTTCTCTGGGGGGCCGCGGGCGACCCGCGGCCCCCTTTTTCCGTTAGGGGGGCGTTGCTCTCGCTTTGTGGTCTGAGTAAAAGCCGCGATCAAGGCTTGCGGTTTTTTTTCAGGCCATACGAGCTAGCCCGAAATATGTTGAGGGAGGAGTGCACATGGCGAACACAAGCATCCTGGTTGTCGGAGGCGGATTCAGCGGTCTCACGGCCGCGCTCGAAGCCGCTGAAGTCGGCCACGAGGTCTTCATCGTCGAGAAGAGTCCCTTCTTGGGAGGCCGCGTGGCGCAGCTGAACAAGTATTTTCCCAAGCTGTGCCCCCCTTCCTGTGGTCTCGAAATCCAGTTCCAGAGGGTGAAGAGCAACCCCCTGGTCAAGGTCTTCACTCTGGCCGAGGTCGTCTCGGTGTCTGGCAAGGCCGGTAACTACGAGGTCACGATCAAGCTCACGCCGCGTCATGTGAAGCCCGGCAACTACGATTTCAGCGAGGAGGCCAGGGCCCTGTCCAAAGACGTGCCGAGCGAGTTCGAACTCGGCATGGGCACGCGCAAGGCGCTGCACCTGGACATGCCCTTCGCTTATCCGGCGCGCTGGACGCTCGACAAGGGGGCGCTGACCGAGGCCGAGGCCAAAAAGCTGGCCGAGAACCCGGTCGTGGACCTTGACGAGAAGGAGAAGACCATCACTCTGAGCGTCGGAGCCATCGTCTACGCCACGGGTTGGAAGCCCTATGACGTGACAAAACTCTCGAATCTCGGGGCGGGCATGGTCCCCAACGTGGTTTCGAACATGCAGTTCGAGCGTCTGAGCGCGCCGTGCGGCCCCACCAACGGCAAAATCGTCCGGCCGACGGACGGCGCGGCGCCCAAGCGCATCGCCTTCGTGCAGTGTGCCGGATCGCGCGACGAGAACCACCTGAACTACTGCTCGTACATCTGCTGCATGGCCTCGCTCAAGCAGGCCGCCTACATCCGCGAGCAGTACCCCGAGGCCAGCGTGGTCATCTACTACATCGACCTGCGCACGCCCGGCCGCTACGACACGTTCAAGGACCGCATCCTGGCCGATCCCAAGATCAAGCCGGTCAAGGGCAAGGTGGCCAAGATCGAGGCCTCGGGCCAGAACGTGAAGGTCACCGTGGAAGACGCCGTCACCGGCATCAAGGGCGAGGACGTCTTCGATCTGGTGGTGCTGGCCACGGGCATGCAGCCCTCGCTGTCCGGCGAGCGTCTGCCCGCCGGCATTCAGGTTGACGCCGACGGTTTCCTCGTCGGCGGCGAGGACAAGGGCATTTTCGCCGCAGGCTGCGCCAAGCTGCCCCTGGACGTCATGAAGTCGGCCCAGTCCGCTACCGGCGCGGCGCTCCAAGCGATTCAAACGGTGAAGGGGAGGTAAGCTGACATGGCCGAGAAGATCGGTGTCTACATAGACGAATCCTGCCTGGGCCCGGTGCTTGATGCCGGGCAACTGGCCGAGTTCGTGAAGGGTCGCTTCTCCAAGGAAGTCTCCTTGGTGCGGACCCACCCTCGCCTGAACTCCGAGGACGGCCGGGCGCTCATCCAGGCCGATATCGACGAAGGCGCGCTCGGCGCTGTCTGTATCGTCTCGACGTCGCCCCGCTACGATTCCGACATCTTCACCTTCACGGGCGACGTGTTGGTGGAGCGCGTCAACTTCCGCGAGTTCGTGGCCAAGGGCTACAAGAATCCCGACGGAACCACGCTCAAGGCCGGCGACGCGCTGACCGACGAGCTTCGGCTGCTGGCCGAGGACTATCTCAAGATGGGCGTGCTCAAACTGACCAAGATGACCGCTCCCACCCCCGAGATCCCCGACGGCGTCCGCACCGTCCTGGTGCTCGGCGGCGGCTGGACCGGCCTCAACGCGGCCTTGGCCGCGGCCACGGCCGGCTATGACGTCGTCCTGGTCGAGAAGGAATCCCAGCTCGGCGGCAAGGCGCTCAACCTCTTCAAGTCCTTCCCGCTCGCCGCGCCCTGGACACAGACCGAGGACACGGGCATCGACAAGCTCGTGCAGGCCGTGCAGTCCAACGCCAAGATCAGCGTGAAGCTCGGCGTCACCCTGGAGAAGCTCGACGGCGCGCCCGGTCTGTACACCGCCACGGTGGGCGGCGAGGATATCCCCGTCGGCTCCGTGGTCCTGGCCACCGGCTGGGAGCCGCAGAAGACCGAGTATCTTGCGCCGCTTGGCTACGGCAAGTTCAAGAACGTGGTCACCACGGCCGAGTTCGAGAAACTGGCCAAGAAGGGCCTCACTGCCAAGCGCGTGGCCTTCATCGCCGACGTTTCGGTGTGCATCGAGGAGGGCCTGAAGGCCGAGGCCGCCAAGGCCGAAGCCGAAGCCGCCGCCGCTGCCGAGGCCGAGGGCAAGGAGAAGCAAGAGGGCGCTGAAGAGGTCTTCGTCTTCAAGAATCTCGAATCCTGCCGCCACCTTGCGTTCAGCTCCGAGCTCAATTCGCTCGTGGCCCTCAAGCAGGCCGGATACGTGGCCGACAGCGCGTCCGACGCCATCGGCTTCGTCTTCTACGACCACATGATGGTTCCCGGCATCAACGAGCGCTACTACAAGGCCGCCCAGGACAAGCCCGGCGTGATGCTCACCAAGGGCTTCATCTCCGGCATCCGCGAGGAAGGGGCAAAGCTCGTCCTGCTGGCCCGCGACACGCTGCTTGGCGAGACCATCGAGATCGACGTGGACATGATCGTCCTGCCCACGGGCATCGTGCCCACCACGGCGCACGGTCCGGTGATGAACTTCACCTACCGCCAGGGCCCGGCCTTTCCCGACCTCGAACTCTTCAGCGGTTTCGCGGACTCCAACTACATCTGCTTCCCCTACGAGACGAGGCGCACCGGCGTGTACGCCGCGGGCTGCGTGCGGCAGCCCATGAGCATGGCCATGGCGCGCGACGATGCCCAGGGGGCTGTGCTCAAGGCCATCCAGTGCATCAGCTCGCTCAACCGGGGCGTGTCCGTGCACCCGCGTTCGGGCGACGCCTCCTACCCCAAGTTCAACTTCACGCGGTGCACGCAGTGCAAGCGCTGCACCGAGGAATGCCCCTTCGGCGCGCTGGACGACGATCCCAAGGGCACGCCGATGCCCAACCCCACGCGTTGCCGTCGTTGCGGCACCTGCATGGGCGCTTGCCCCGAGCGCGTCATCAGTTTTGACAACTACAACGTCGACATGATCGGCACCATGATCAAGGCCGTCGAGGTTCCGCCCAAAATCAACGAGGGCGGCCCGCGCGCGATCATCCTGGCCTGCGAGAACGACGCCTATCCGGCCATCGACATCGCGGCCATGCGCGGCCATCCGTGGAGCCCCTACGTGCGCATCATTCCGGTCCGTTGCCTGGGATCGGTGAACACCATCTGGATCGCCGATGCCATGTCCAAGGGCACGGACGGCGTGCTGCTCCTCGGCTGCAAGTACGGCGAGGACTACCAGTGCCACTTCGTCAAGGGTTCCGAGCTGTGCAGCCGCCGCATGGTCAACGTCGCCGAGTCGCTGAATCGTCTCGGTGTCGAGCCGGAGCGCGTGCTGCAGAAGCAGGTGGCCATCGATGAGTACGACCAGGTGCCGCACATCATCGATGATTTCATGAACTACATCCTGAAGCTCGGCCCCAACCCGTTCAAGGGATACTAGGCCATAAGGGAGGACGAATTCATGTCGAACCCGGTCCGCATCCAACCCGACCTGCAGTTCGTCAAGGACCTGCAGCAGGTGGGGGGCGACACGCTCAAGCGCTGCTATCAGTGCGCTACGTGCTCGGTCGCCTGTCCCATCTCGCCCGCCGTGAATCCCTATCCCCGAAAGGAGATGATCTGGGCGCAGTGGGGTCTGAAGGACAAACTCGTCAACGACATCGACATCTGGCTGTGCCACAACTGCGGCACCTGCTCGGATCTGTGCCCGCGCGGCGCCAAGCCTGGCGATCTTCTGGCCGCGCTACGCAACATGGCCTACCGCAAGGTGGCTGAACCCACGATCATCGGTGAGTGGATGAGCAAGCCCAAGCACCTGCCGTTGCTCATCGCCATCCCGGCGATCATTTGGCTGGTCGTGTGGATCATCCGCGCGGGCATGCTCGGGAGCTTCTTCCCCATGTTCGAGCCTGCGGCCGACGGACACGGCTGGCAAGTGGTGGCTGAAGGCGGCAAGGTGATCTACGGCGGTCTCTTCCCCGGCGATTTCACCATCGACCCGATCTTCATGGCCACTTTCTTCGCCATGGTTTTCGTCTTCTACCGAAGCGTGAAGAAGCTCATCACTTCCTTCGACGTGCCCAAGACGTTCGTGCTTTCGGGCGAGAAGAATCCATCCATGTTCGAGGCGTTCAAGGCGACCATCGCCTGCGAAATCGCCACCCACACCAAGTGGAAGAAATGCGGCGATGATACCGAAGCCGACAAGCAGAAGTTCATGGGGCACTTCACCCTGTTCTATGCCTTCATCGCCCTGATGATCGTCACCGGCACCATCGCTGCCACCCACTGGGGCAGCAATTTCCTGCGCTGGTTCACGGGTCTTGAGCTAGGCATCCTGAAGTTCTTCGGCCATACACCGCTGAACCTGTGGAACCCGCTCAAGCTCCTGGCCATCTTTGGCGCGGTGCTTTTCGTCTACGGACTGGCCAAGCTGACCGCCCGTCGCATGCGCCAGGACACCTCCAAGCACGGCTCCTCTTGGTACGATTGGTATCTGTTGGGCATCATCTGGGTCGTCGGCCTGTCCGGCATCTTCTGCATGCTGCTCAGGCTCGCCAACACGCCCACCCTGGCCTATCCCATGTACTTCGTGCATCTGGTCTCGGTGTGGATGCTCTTCGCCTATCTGCCCTGGTCCAAGCTTGGGCATTTGGTATATAGGACCGCGGCCCTGACGTACGCCCGTCACGTCGGCCGTATCCCCATGGAAACCAAAGAGGAAAAGACTTTTGTCCTCTAAGTGATTGAAGACAAGGGAGGATCTATCATGGCTGAAGCGCGCAAGACTTTCCCGATGAGCACCTTCGCCGCCTACATCAAGGGTGTGGGCAAGGAAGGCCAGAAGCAGAACATCACTGAACTGCTCGCATTCATGACCGGCTCCGACGTCGATGCCGAGGCAGAGCCCTTCGCCGCCGCCCTGGCCAAGGCCTGGATTTACGAGCAGCATCCCGAACTGGCCAAAATGGCTGGCGGCCAAGTGCAGGCCCTTGGCGACACCGTATCCGTGCTCGAACTGCCCGAGGGCGTGAAGACCGAAGTGGCCGCGATTTTCGCGAAGCTTGGCGAATACCGCAAGACCATCGCGGATCAGAAGGGCAAGATCGCCGACCTGGAAAAGAAGCTGGCCGAGACCGAGGGCAAGCTTTCCGAGACCAGCAAGGCCATGGCCGACTTCAAGGGCAAGTACGAGGCTCTTGAGGCGTCGGGCAAGGGGGCCGGTGAGAAGGTCATCATCGCCGCCGAGGAGAAAGTCACGGCCCTCAACGCCCAGTTGGGCGATCTGGCCGCCGAGATCGAGAAGGCCAAGACCGGCATCATCGCCATCCTGAAGGCCGCTCCCGCCGCGGGAGGCGTCGCTGCCGCCGATGCGCCCGCTGGCGCCGGCGCTCCGGAAGTGGGTGGCGAGCCAGAGGCAGATTTTGGCTTCGGTTCCGACCCCTTCGCGGACAGCAAGTGGTAGTCCCGCATTGACGGATTTGTCATCCCAAACCCGGTCGACTTCGCGTCGGCCGGGTTTTTTGCTTTCGTCGCTCCGCGAAGCTTGTTCGGGCGCAAACCCGGCGCGCTCGCGCGAAGCGAACATTCTTCTGTTTGCGCGCAAGGGGCCCGGCGACACGGTCTGGACGGGGTGTCTTTGCTGACAATTGTGTCAAATCCATGCGCTTGATTTCGTTCATCGTTTCGTTGTAAGCAATCCGCCACTATGGGACATTTGCGCTTAACCGACGTGTGTGTTCGTTTCGGCGGGCTGCAGGCCCTTGCGAACGTTTCCTTCGAGCTTCGGCCTGGCGAGATCATGGCCCTCATCGGTCCCAACGGCGCGGGCAAGACCACGCTTTTCAACGTCATCACCGGTGTGTATCGAGTCTCGGACGGAGACGTCACCTATGGCGACGTGAGCCTGATCGGCCTGCGGCCGCACAGGATATTGTCTTTGGGCATCGCCCGAACCTTTCAAAACATTCGTCTCTTCACCGCCATGACCGCCCTCGAAAACGTCATGGTCGCCCAGCATTGCCGGTCGCGTTCCGGCGTCTTCTCCGCCGTGCTCAGACCGCGCTCGCAGCGCGAAGAGGAGCGGCGGATCATCGACAAGGCCCAGGCCGCGCTCGATTTCGTCGGCATGGGCGACATGACGGACGTCGTGGCCCGAAATCTTCCCTACGGCTTGCAGCGCCGACTCGAAATCGCCCGCGCCTTGGGCAGCGAACCGCAGACGATTCTGCTCGATGAGCCCGCCGCCGGTCTCAACCCGTCGGAGAGCAGGGACCTCATGGAGCTCATCACGCGCATCGCCGATTCCGGCATCAACGTGCTCATGGTCGAGCATGACATGAAAGTCGTCATGGGCATCAGCCACCGTGTGGCCGTTCTGGATCACGGCGTCTTGATCTGCCAGGGGCGGCCCGACGAGGTGCAGTGCGACCCCAAGGTCATCGAGGCGTATCTGGGCCAGTAAACTCAACCGTTGGAGGGTGATGGAATGAACAGGAATGTGGTGCGGATTCTCGTGGTCGCGATGGCGCTCGTGCTTGCCAGCGGCCCGGCCCTTGCGGCCAAGCTCAAGATCGGCAGCCTTTCTCCGCTGACCGGCCCCTATGCTGCGGACGGCAACGACATCGCCAACGGCGTGCGCGCGGCCATCGCGGCCATCGAGAAGGAAGGCGGCATCCCCGGGTTCGACGGCATCGAACTGATGGCCGAGGACAGCGCCTGCGATCCCAAGCAGGCTGTGGCCGCCGCCAACAAGCTTCTTTCCGCCAAGGTTGCGGGCGTGATCGGCGCGTACTGCTCCAGCGCCACCATCCCGGCTTCCGACGTCCTCTCCGAGGACGACATCCCCATGCTGACCCCGGCCTCGACCAACGAAAAGGTCACCGAGCGCGGTCTCAAGCACATGTATCGCGTCTGCGGCCGTGACGATGACCAGAGTGTGGTCGCCGTGCAGTTCATGACCGACTACCTCAAGGGTAAGAGCGTCTACATCGTGGACGACAAGACCACCTACTCCCAGGGGCTGGCCGACAACGTCAAGAAGCTGGCCGCCGAAAAGGGCCTCAAGGTCATCGCCCACGACCACGTGAACCAGGGCGACCGCGACTTCTCGGCCGTGCTGACCAAGATCAAGGCCGCCAACCCCGACGTCTTCTACATGAGCCTGCAAAACTCCTCCTCGGGCGCCCTGATGCTCATCCAGGCCCGCCGTATGGGCATCAACGCCGCGATCATCGGCCAGGATGCCGTGTACCACCCGCAGCTCATGGAGATCGCCAAGGCCGACGCCGAGGGCGTGTTCCTGACCTTCGGCTTCATCGACGAGTCCACCGAGGCCTACCAGAAATTCCTCGCGGCCTACGCCCCCTACGGCACACCCGGCGCGTACTCCGGCTACGCCTACGACTCCGCCACCGTGCTGCTCAAGGCCATCAAGGACGCGGGCAGCACCAAGCCCGACGACATCCGCGCTGCGATCATGAAGATGGACTTCCAGGGCGCCTCCAAGCACATCAAGTTCATGGAGAACGGCGACTCCGGCTCCAACTACATCATCCGCATGGTCAAGGACGGCCAGTTCGTGAACTACTGGAATCCGGCCACCGGCCAGACCTACTAGTTGCATTATGGGAGGGCTCCGTGACGGGGCCCTCCGTTTTGTCCGGAACATGTGGCGCTGTCCTGCAGGGCCGCATCCCCGCCGCGCTGGGCGCGACAAACCGAGCGAGCAGACATGGACTTTTTTCTCCAACAGTTCCTGAACGGCCTGACCCTGGGCGGTCTGTACGCGCTCATCGCGCTCGGCTACACCATGGTCTACGGCATCATCCAGCTCATCAACTTCGCCCATGGCGAATTTTTCGCCGCCGGCGGCTACATGGGCGTGATCCTGCTCTCGTGGATGGCATCGCAGGGCATGATCCAGAGCAATCCCTGGTTGTGCATGGGCATCGCCCTGTTCCTGACCATGGGATATTGCGCGCTTCTGGCTATGGCCGTGGAAAAAGTGGCCTACAAGCCTCTTCGTCATTCGAGCCGTCTGGCCGTGCTGCTCTCGGCCCTTGGCATGTCCATCTTTCTGCAAAACGGCCTGATGCTCACCCAGGGCGTGTACGACAAGGCCTACCCCACGGAGCTCGTGTCCGGGCAGGTCGCGTTCGGTGAACTTCAGGTCTCGCTCATGCAGGTCGTGATCCTGTGCACCACGGGACTGTTGCTCATGGCCCTGAACACGCTGGTCTTCAAGACCAACATCGGCAAGGCCATGCGCGCCACGGCGCAGGACAAGACCATGTCCGCGCTGGTCGGCATCAACCCCAACAGGATCATCTCCATGACTTTCGCCATCGGCGCCGGGCTGGCCGCCGCGGCGGGAATCCTGGTGGGCTTCAGCTACGGCTCGGTGCGCTACGACATGGGCTTCGTGCCGGGCATTAAGGCCTTCGCGGCCGCCGTGCTCGGGGGCATCGGCAACATTTCCGGGGCCATGATCGGGGGGCTGATCATCGGCATGGTCGAGGTCATGGCGGCGGCCTACATCCGGGGCGGGACGGAATACAAGGACGTCTTCGCATTCATCATTCTGATCTCGGTGCTCTATTTCATGCCCACCGGCATCATGGGGGAGAACGTCGATGACACCCGCGTCTAACTCCCCCTTCCGCAGGGCATGGTTCATCCTGGCCCTGGCCCTGGCCTGGCTCTTCGTCCTGCTCTGGCCGCTTCTGGGCATCCGGTCGGACGGCTCCTTCACCTTCGCCGAGACCTTCGCGGTCTGGAGCAAGGTCGCGCTGGCCGGTCTTGCGATCCTCGCCATCTGGAAGCTTCGCCACGTCGGGGCGTTCGATTTCCTGCAAAAACCCGTGGCCGTGGCCCGTCAGGCCGTGGACACCGGCTACAACGCACTGCCCAAATGGGTCTGGCTGGGCCTGCTCGGGGCCTTTGCCCTGACCTTTCCCATGTACACCGAGCGCTATGCCCAAGACGTGGCCGTGCTCGTGCTAGTCTACGTCTGCCTGGGGCTCGGCCTGAACGTGGTCGTTGGGTTGTGCGGCCTTCTGGATCTGGGCTACATCGCCTTTTACGGCGTGGGTGCCTACACCTATGCGCTGCTGTCCATCCACTACTCCATGCCGTTTTGGGTCTGCCTGCCCATCGCGGCGGTACTGGCCTCGATTTCTGGCTGCATCATCGGCTTTCCCACGCTGCGTATGCGTGGCGACTATCTGGCCATCGTGACGCTCGGCTTCGGCGAGATCGTGCGCATCATCCTCAATAACTGGATGAGCCTGACTAACGGTCCCAACGGCCTTTTGGGCATCAAGTCGCCCGGCGTGTATGTGCCAACCTTCGTTGACGGAAGCCTGACCTTCGAACACCTGTGGCTGCGCAACCTCCATCTCATCTATTACGTCATCCTCGGCTTGGCGGTATTCACGATCATCGCCGTGAACCGTCTCAACTATTCGCGCATCGGTCGGGCCTGGGAGGCCGTGCGTGAGGATGAGACCGCAGCCGAGGTGATGGGCGTGAACACCTTCCTCATCAAGCTCCTGGCCTACGCCACAGGCGCGGCCTTCGGCGGTCTGGCCGGAGCCTTCTTCGCCGCGCGCATGCGTTTCGTCTCGCCCGAGTCCTTCACCTTCATGGAGTCGATCATGGTCCTGGCCATGGTCGTGCTCGGCGGGCTTGGCAGTATTCCCGGCATCATCCTCGGCGCCATGGCGCTCATTGTGCTGCCCGAAGTCTTCAGAGGCTTCGAGTTGTACCGAATGCTCGCCTTCGGCGGAGCCATGACCCTGATGATGGTCGTGCGTCCGGCCGGACTCATTCCGGCCAAGCGCATGGGCAAACGCGGCGAGGAGGCGGACTAGTCATGGCCGAACCCATCCTCGAACTGGAAAACGTCACGGCCCACTACGGCCGCATCCAAGCCCTCAAGGGGATCTCGCTGCGAATATTCCCTGGCGAGATCGTGACCATCATCGGCGCCAACGGCGCGGGCAAAAGCACCACGCTGATGACCATCTGCGGCGTGCTCAAGGCGAGTTCGGGAGACGTACGCTACCAGGGCGCGAGCATTCGCAACCTGACTTCGGACCGTCTGCCATCCATGGGGCTTTGCCAGGTTCCGGAGGGGCGGCGCATCTTCCCCCGTCTGACCGTGGCCGAGAATCTGGACATGGGCTCCTTCTTCCGCAAGGACAAGGAGAACATCCGCCGCGACAAGGACATGGTCTTCGAACTTTTTCCGGTTCTCAAGGAGCGCCGCCGCCAGGCCGGGGGCACGCTTTCCGGTGGCGAACAGCAGATGCTGGCCATCGGCAGGGCGCTCATGGGCCGCCCCAGGCTGCTTCTGCTCGATGAGCCCTCGCTTGGTCTCGCTCCGCTGATCGTCAAGCAGATCTTCGAAATCATCCGGCGCATCAACGAGGAGAACCAGACGACCATCCTGCTCGTGGAGCAAAACGCCAATCTCGCCCTGCAATTGGCCACGCGTGGCTACGTCATGGAGACGGGGCATGTGGTTATGGAGGACGACGCCCGCTCACTCCTTGGCAATCCGGATATCCGCAAGGCCTATCTGGGCGAATGATCCCTCCTGCGAAGTCGGTGCGCGCGGGCTTGCCCGGATGTCGTTTCGCCGTCGAAGTAGGGCGAATGGGTATTTCATGATTTCGTGGATTGGGGTAGGGTTCGCCTACCCAGGCCGAGATTCGACTACAGGTCCGTGATCGCCACGGACGTTTCAGGGGGTGTATCCGTGTTTCTCGGCGTATGACCAGGGAGCGTTCATGGCTGGCCTTATAAATCCCGCGAAAGAGATCAAAACGCGCATTGGCAAGGCCA
It includes:
- the qmoC gene encoding quinone-interacting membrane-bound oxidoreductase complex subunit QmoC, which produces MSNPVRIQPDLQFVKDLQQVGGDTLKRCYQCATCSVACPISPAVNPYPRKEMIWAQWGLKDKLVNDIDIWLCHNCGTCSDLCPRGAKPGDLLAALRNMAYRKVAEPTIIGEWMSKPKHLPLLIAIPAIIWLVVWIIRAGMLGSFFPMFEPAADGHGWQVVAEGGKVIYGGLFPGDFTIDPIFMATFFAMVFVFYRSVKKLITSFDVPKTFVLSGEKNPSMFEAFKATIACEIATHTKWKKCGDDTEADKQKFMGHFTLFYAFIALMIVTGTIAATHWGSNFLRWFTGLELGILKFFGHTPLNLWNPLKLLAIFGAVLFVYGLAKLTARRMRQDTSKHGSSWYDWYLLGIIWVVGLSGIFCMLLRLANTPTLAYPMYFVHLVSVWMLFAYLPWSKLGHLVYRTAALTYARHVGRIPMETKEEKTFVL
- a CDS encoding ABC transporter ATP-binding protein, whose amino-acid sequence is MGHLRLTDVCVRFGGLQALANVSFELRPGEIMALIGPNGAGKTTLFNVITGVYRVSDGDVTYGDVSLIGLRPHRILSLGIARTFQNIRLFTAMTALENVMVAQHCRSRSGVFSAVLRPRSQREEERRIIDKAQAALDFVGMGDMTDVVARNLPYGLQRRLEIARALGSEPQTILLDEPAAGLNPSESRDLMELITRIADSGINVLMVEHDMKVVMGISHRVAVLDHGVLICQGRPDEVQCDPKVIEAYLGQ
- a CDS encoding branched-chain amino acid ABC transporter substrate-binding protein gives rise to the protein MNRNVVRILVVAMALVLASGPALAAKLKIGSLSPLTGPYAADGNDIANGVRAAIAAIEKEGGIPGFDGIELMAEDSACDPKQAVAAANKLLSAKVAGVIGAYCSSATIPASDVLSEDDIPMLTPASTNEKVTERGLKHMYRVCGRDDDQSVVAVQFMTDYLKGKSVYIVDDKTTYSQGLADNVKKLAAEKGLKVIAHDHVNQGDRDFSAVLTKIKAANPDVFYMSLQNSSSGALMLIQARRMGINAAIIGQDAVYHPQLMEIAKADAEGVFLTFGFIDESTEAYQKFLAAYAPYGTPGAYSGYAYDSATVLLKAIKDAGSTKPDDIRAAIMKMDFQGASKHIKFMENGDSGSNYIIRMVKDGQFVNYWNPATGQTY
- a CDS encoding branched-chain amino acid ABC transporter permease, yielding MDFFLQQFLNGLTLGGLYALIALGYTMVYGIIQLINFAHGEFFAAGGYMGVILLSWMASQGMIQSNPWLCMGIALFLTMGYCALLAMAVEKVAYKPLRHSSRLAVLLSALGMSIFLQNGLMLTQGVYDKAYPTELVSGQVAFGELQVSLMQVVILCTTGLLLMALNTLVFKTNIGKAMRATAQDKTMSALVGINPNRIISMTFAIGAGLAAAAGILVGFSYGSVRYDMGFVPGIKAFAAAVLGGIGNISGAMIGGLIIGMVEVMAAAYIRGGTEYKDVFAFIILISVLYFMPTGIMGENVDDTRV
- the livM gene encoding high-affinity branched-chain amino acid ABC transporter permease LivM translates to MTPASNSPFRRAWFILALALAWLFVLLWPLLGIRSDGSFTFAETFAVWSKVALAGLAILAIWKLRHVGAFDFLQKPVAVARQAVDTGYNALPKWVWLGLLGAFALTFPMYTERYAQDVAVLVLVYVCLGLGLNVVVGLCGLLDLGYIAFYGVGAYTYALLSIHYSMPFWVCLPIAAVLASISGCIIGFPTLRMRGDYLAIVTLGFGEIVRIILNNWMSLTNGPNGLLGIKSPGVYVPTFVDGSLTFEHLWLRNLHLIYYVILGLAVFTIIAVNRLNYSRIGRAWEAVREDETAAEVMGVNTFLIKLLAYATGAAFGGLAGAFFAARMRFVSPESFTFMESIMVLAMVVLGGLGSIPGIILGAMALIVLPEVFRGFELYRMLAFGGAMTLMMVVRPAGLIPAKRMGKRGEEAD
- a CDS encoding ABC transporter ATP-binding protein; this encodes MAEPILELENVTAHYGRIQALKGISLRIFPGEIVTIIGANGAGKSTTLMTICGVLKASSGDVRYQGASIRNLTSDRLPSMGLCQVPEGRRIFPRLTVAENLDMGSFFRKDKENIRRDKDMVFELFPVLKERRRQAGGTLSGGEQQMLAIGRALMGRPRLLLLDEPSLGLAPLIVKQIFEIIRRINEENQTTILLVEQNANLALQLATRGYVMETGHVVMEDDARSLLGNPDIRKAYLGE